The following are encoded together in the Conger conger chromosome 11, fConCon1.1, whole genome shotgun sequence genome:
- the tmem150aa gene encoding transmembrane protein 150Aa isoform X2, with translation MTAWIVLPFSLAAFSITGIWIVYAMAVMNHHVCPVENWSYNVTCTEETAKPGFPKTCCSLQDIPLISKCGSFPPESCLFSLIGNVGAFMVVMVCLLRYAQLIEQGQHCWINTSGLASGCVNALGLVMVGNFQVDHAKSLHYVGAGVAFPAGLLFVCLQCVLTHRVAATALDHWMAYMRLALAGGAVVSLVLSGVFFIHESFVLQHAAAICEWVFTVDILVFYGTFTYEFGTVTSETMMAALSRNRARGSGVVIGPGGRSVPLGGGTKGLKSPGSSNASTHLNCTTESVAML, from the exons ATGACTGCCTGGATTGTCCTGCCTTTCAGCCTGGCTGCGTTCTCCATCACGGGAATATGGATAGT CTATGCAATGGCAGTGATGAATCATCATGTTTGTCCTGTAGAGAACTG gtcTTACAATGTAACGTGTACAGAAGAGACCGCCAAGCCGGGCTTCCCCAAAACCTGCTGCTCCCTTCAAGACATCCCTCTCATCAG TAAGTGTGGCTCATTCCCCCCGGAGAGCTGTCTGTTCAGCCTGATTGGCAATGTGGGAGCCTTCATGG tggTGATGGTGTGCCTGCTGCGGTATGCCCAGCTGATAGAGCAGGGCCAGCACTGCTGGATTAACACCAGCGGTCTGGCCTCAGGCTGTGTGAACGCCCTGGGCCTCGTCATGGTGGGAAACTTCCAG GTGGACCACGCCAAATCGCTGCACTACGTGGGGGCGGGCGTGGCCTTCCCCGCCGGGCTGCTGTTCGTGTGCCTGCAGTGCGTGCTGACGCACCGCGTGGCGGCCACTGCGCTCGATCACTGGATGGCCTACATGCGCCTGGCCCTGGCCGGGGGCGCCGTGGTCTCCCTCGTCCTCA GCGGCGTCTTCTTCATCCACGAGAGCTTCGTGCTGCAGCACGCGGCGGCCATCTGCGAGTGGGTCTTCACCGTGGACATCCTGGTGTTCTACGGCACGTTCACCTACGAGTTCGGCACCGTCACCAGCGAGACCATGATGGCGGCGCTGAGCCGGAACCGCGCCCGGGGGTCGGGCGTCGTCATCGGGCCCGGCGGCAGGTCGGTGCCGCTCGGGGGCGGTACCAAGGGCTTGAAGTCCCCCGGGAGCAGTAACGCCTCCACCCACCTCAACTGCACCACAGAGAGCGTCGCCATGTTGTAG
- the tmem150aa gene encoding transmembrane protein 150Aa isoform X1, which produces MAAKPRWCASVCMNGSVRSISCTRLWIKAPYDMTCIINANHLLICLFLCVCRSYNVTCTEETAKPGFPKTCCSLQDIPLISKCGSFPPESCLFSLIGNVGAFMVVMVCLLRYAQLIEQGQHCWINTSGLASGCVNALGLVMVGNFQVDHAKSLHYVGAGVAFPAGLLFVCLQCVLTHRVAATALDHWMAYMRLALAGGAVVSLVLSGVFFIHESFVLQHAAAICEWVFTVDILVFYGTFTYEFGTVTSETMMAALSRNRARGSGVVIGPGGRSVPLGGGTKGLKSPGSSNASTHLNCTTESVAML; this is translated from the exons atggcagccaaaccccgttggtgtgcgagtgtgtgtatgaatgggtcagtgcgaagcatcagttgtacaaggctttggataaaggcgccatacGACATGACGTGTataataaatgccaaccatttacttatttgcttatttttgtgtgtttgcaggtcTTACAATGTAACGTGTACAGAAGAGACCGCCAAGCCGGGCTTCCCCAAAACCTGCTGCTCCCTTCAAGACATCCCTCTCATCAG TAAGTGTGGCTCATTCCCCCCGGAGAGCTGTCTGTTCAGCCTGATTGGCAATGTGGGAGCCTTCATGG tggTGATGGTGTGCCTGCTGCGGTATGCCCAGCTGATAGAGCAGGGCCAGCACTGCTGGATTAACACCAGCGGTCTGGCCTCAGGCTGTGTGAACGCCCTGGGCCTCGTCATGGTGGGAAACTTCCAG GTGGACCACGCCAAATCGCTGCACTACGTGGGGGCGGGCGTGGCCTTCCCCGCCGGGCTGCTGTTCGTGTGCCTGCAGTGCGTGCTGACGCACCGCGTGGCGGCCACTGCGCTCGATCACTGGATGGCCTACATGCGCCTGGCCCTGGCCGGGGGCGCCGTGGTCTCCCTCGTCCTCA GCGGCGTCTTCTTCATCCACGAGAGCTTCGTGCTGCAGCACGCGGCGGCCATCTGCGAGTGGGTCTTCACCGTGGACATCCTGGTGTTCTACGGCACGTTCACCTACGAGTTCGGCACCGTCACCAGCGAGACCATGATGGCGGCGCTGAGCCGGAACCGCGCCCGGGGGTCGGGCGTCGTCATCGGGCCCGGCGGCAGGTCGGTGCCGCTCGGGGGCGGTACCAAGGGCTTGAAGTCCCCCGGGAGCAGTAACGCCTCCACCCACCTCAACTGCACCACAGAGAGCGTCGCCATGTTGTAG